GCGATCGCCTTCGACAACATCTTGCTGAGCCAGGAGATCACCGATACCCAGGCCGAACTGATCATGCGCCTCGGCGACGTGGTCGAATCGCGCTCCCACGAAGCGGGCAACCACGTGCGCCGCATGTCCGAGGTGTGCCACCTGCTGGCGAAAGCCTCCGGCATGCCGGACGACGAAACCGCGGTGCTCAAGCATGCCGCGCCGATGCACGACATCGGCAAGATCGCCACGCCCGATGCCGTGCTGCTCAAACCCGGCAAGCTCGATGCGGATGAATGGGAAATCATGAAGCAGCACCCGGCCGTGGGCGCGTCGATCCTCGACGGCTCGCAGCGCCCGATCCTGAAGGCCGCCGCCGTGATCGCCCACCAGCACCATGAGAAATACGACGGCACCGGTTATCCGCAGGGACTGAAGGGCGAGGAGATTCACGTGTATGCCCGCATCGTCGCCGTGGCGGACGTGTTCGACGCACTGATGCACAAGCGCGTCTACAAGGATGCCTGGCCGGTCGACCGCGTGATCGCCCACCTGCGCGAAGTCGCCGGCCACCACCTCGATCCGCGTTTCGTCGAACTGCTGATCGAGAACGTGGACGAGGCGCTGGCGATCACCGCGCGGCTGCCGGACTGACCGGGATCAGCGCTTGCGCTGGTCGCGCGGGAACCGCAGCTTGTAGTGCAGGCCCATGCCGGGCGCGCTGGTCGCCCGGATCGTGCCGCCCAGCGGGCCGGTGACGAGGTTGTACAGGATGTGCGCCCCCAGCCCCGAGCCGCCGCTGCCCCGCTTCGTGGTGAAGAACGGGTCGAACATCTGGCCCAGCGTGTGCTGGTCCATGCCGATGCCGTCGTCGCTGTAGTCGAACGTCACGTGATCGCCGTCGAGCCGCCCGGCGATCCGGATGGCGCCCGGCTGGTCTTCGCCGAAGCCGTGCACCAGCGAATTCTCGATCATGTTCGTGACGATCTGCGACACCGCGCCGGGGAAGCTGTCCAGGTCGATGTCCGCCGGGCAGTCCACCTCGACCTTGACCGCCTTGCCTTTCAGCTTGGGCTGCAGCGACAGCAGCACCTCGGCCACGTATTTCGCCAGGTTGAAGTGGCGGATGTTTTCCGACGACTGGTCCACCGCCACCTGCTTGAAGCTGCGCACCAGCGCCGCGGCGCGCTGCGTGTTGGTGGTCATGATCCGCAGCGACTGGTCGACGGTATCGAAGAACGTGTTCAGCGTCTCTTCGTCGAGCCGGCCTTCGGCCAGGTCTTCGCGCGTCAGTTTGAGTTCCTGCACCAGGTGCGACGTGGCCGTCACGCAGATGCCCAGCGGCGTGTTGATCTCGTGGGCCACGCCGGCCACGAGCCGGCCCAGCGACGCCAGCTTTTCCTGCCGCACCAGTTCCGACTGGGCATCCTGCAACTGCGTCAGCGCATGGTTCAGCGCCTCGTTCCGCTGTTCCAGCGAAGCCCTGGCCTGGTCCAGCCGCAGCGTGCGTTCCTGCACGGCGCGTTCGAGCCGGTCCATGCTTTGCAGTCCCTGCAGCGCGGACGACACCTGGTTTGCGATCAGCGCGAACAGCGCCTGGTCTTCCTCGCTGTAGGTATGTTCCCTGTCATAGCTTTGAATGACGATCGCGCCGATCGGCTGGTGGTTCTGGTCCATCAGCGGGCAGCCGATCCAGTGTTCGGCGACGGTGCCCCTGCCATACGCGGCCACCTGCCGGCGCGAGATGTGCTCGGCCGCCGTCATCGCCAGGCAGCGGCGGTTCAGGATCACCCATGCGGTGGGCGACTCGTCCGGCGAGGCCAGGTGGGTGACTTCTTCGGGATCGGGCGGCGCATCGGCTTCGTCGACGTAATAGACGAAGCGCACCGCGTTGGGCTCGCCGTCGCGGTCGTTCAGCGCCACGTAGAAATTGGCCGCATACATGAGGCGTCCCAGCGCGCCGTGCACGGCACGCAGGAACTGGACGATATCGGTACAGCGGGTGGACAGCTGCCCGATTTCCAGCAGCATGGCCTGGACGGTTTCAAGGCGGCGAAGGCGGTCTTCCATGAATTTCCCGGAAAAATAATGCAATAGGGAAATATACCAGCCACGCCAGCCAGGGGCCACCCCGGGGCCAGCGCGCCGCCCAAAAAGCAACAGCCGGGGCTTCCCTTAAGACGGTTTCCGGTAGCCGCCTTCGATCCAGTCGGTGGCGCTGGTGATGGACAGCCGGAAGTCCGGCCGCGTGCGCACCGAGGCCAGTTCGTCGCCATACTCGTCGACGGCCGTCAGCGTGGCATACGGCTCATCCTCGTCCGGCGTGATGACCAGCTTGACGGTGACCGCGGCGCCCTCCTCGGTGGTGACGCGCACCGATTTGTGCAGCCGCGCGTGCAGCTGCTGCTCGTGGCGGCGGAGCACCTCGTTGGCGGTCTTGACCAGCGTGTGGAACGCGGAGACATCGAGCGGCTTCGGGTTTTTCTTGTCGCGGCCCATCGTCCATGGCCCCACCAGCGCCGGTTCCGGTTCGCCATCCTTGATCATCGCCACGGCCCAGCCTTCATCGTCATCGTTCTTGATGACGCGGGCGGTCCAGCCCTGGCCCTGCCATACGCGGGCTTCCTGGATCAGCGCATCTTCGGCTTCATGCGCCGGTTCATGGGCGTCGTCGTCATGGCCACCCGTTTCATGGCCGCCTTGTTGCTGTCCGTTCTGGTCCTGCGGCTCGATCAGATCTTGCATGGGTCCTCTCGGTGATTACTGTATAAATATCCAGTAGTATAGCAGCTCCGGCAGGAAAAATGGGAGCCTCCGGGGCGCCACGTATGGGGGATGCCGGGCGGCCCGCCGGCACCGGACAATGGCATCCATGAAAACTACTACTCTTTGCCATTGCCTGGCGCGCCTTGCCGTCATTGCCGGCTGCGCCGCCGCATCGCTGGTCCACGCCCAGCAGGTGCAGGTCTACGGCCGCCTGAACGTTTCCGTGGAAGCGGCCCGCGCGCCCGGCGCGCACGTGGAGCGCATGGTCAACAACCGCTCGGTGCTGGGCTTTCGCGGCAGCGAAGACCTGGGCGGCGGCCTGAAGGCGCTGTTCCAGGTCGAAGGCACGCTGGCGCCCGACACCGGGGCCGGCGAGATCGCCCGGCGCGACACGCGCATCGGGCTGGAAGGTCCGTTCGGCACCGTGTTCGCCGGCCACTGGGTAACGGCCTACAACGGCGCCACATCGAGCCTCGATCCGTTCTACCCGACCACGGCCGGCTACATGAGCATCCTGGCCAACGGCGCCGCATCGTCCACCGACAACGTCGCCGACGTGGCCTCGTTCGACCGCCGCCAGGCCAACAGCGTGCACTGGTGGTCGCCCCGCTGGCATGGCTGGACGTTGCGCGCCACGCACGGGCTTGCCGAAGAGCGCCCGGCCAGTGGCGCGCGGCCCTCGCTGCTGTCGCTGGCGCTGATCCACGACGCCGGGCCGCTGTACCTGGCGCTGGCCCACGAGCGCCACCACGAATACCACGGCCCCGGCACTGCCGATACCGGCACGAAGGCGGCGGCCGGCTATACCTTCGGAACCACGCGGGTGGCCCTGGTCGCCGAGCGCCTCGAATACGAACTGCCGGCCGGCCAACTGGCCCGCAATGCGCTGTACCTGTCGCTGAGCCATCAGGCCGGGCGCCATGGCCTGCGCGCCAGCATCGGCAAGGCCGGCGACGGCCACGGCGGCGGTACCGTCGGCTTCGTGCGCGGCGGCGCGGACACCGGCGCCCTGCATGCGACCGCCGGCTACGAGTACGGGTTCTCGCCGCGCACCACCGTGTATGCCTATCACACGCGGCTGCGCAACGACGGCAATGCAGCGTATGACTTCCCGATCAACGGCGTGGGCATGCTGGCGGCGTCGCTGACCGGCGCGCGCATCTCGGCCACGTCGCTCGGCATGCGGCACAGTTTTTAGAACCCCGGCAGCCCGAGGCCTTGGTGTCGGACACTTTTTCCGGACGATTTGCCCGGAAAAGGTGTCGGACACCGGTGTTCGCCAGCGCACCTGGCACCGATTCCCTTCAGTTCACCCCGCAAAACCAGCCGTTCGTCGCTTCCCCCCGCTTCCCCATGCATGGCCGCGTA
Above is a window of Pseudoduganella dura DNA encoding:
- a CDS encoding sensor histidine kinase; its protein translation is MEDRLRRLETVQAMLLEIGQLSTRCTDIVQFLRAVHGALGRLMYAANFYVALNDRDGEPNAVRFVYYVDEADAPPDPEEVTHLASPDESPTAWVILNRRCLAMTAAEHISRRQVAAYGRGTVAEHWIGCPLMDQNHQPIGAIVIQSYDREHTYSEEDQALFALIANQVSSALQGLQSMDRLERAVQERTLRLDQARASLEQRNEALNHALTQLQDAQSELVRQEKLASLGRLVAGVAHEINTPLGICVTATSHLVQELKLTREDLAEGRLDEETLNTFFDTVDQSLRIMTTNTQRAAALVRSFKQVAVDQSSENIRHFNLAKYVAEVLLSLQPKLKGKAVKVEVDCPADIDLDSFPGAVSQIVTNMIENSLVHGFGEDQPGAIRIAGRLDGDHVTFDYSDDGIGMDQHTLGQMFDPFFTTKRGSGGSGLGAHILYNLVTGPLGGTIRATSAPGMGLHYKLRFPRDQRKR
- a CDS encoding porin, yielding MKTTTLCHCLARLAVIAGCAAASLVHAQQVQVYGRLNVSVEAARAPGAHVERMVNNRSVLGFRGSEDLGGGLKALFQVEGTLAPDTGAGEIARRDTRIGLEGPFGTVFAGHWVTAYNGATSSLDPFYPTTAGYMSILANGAASSTDNVADVASFDRRQANSVHWWSPRWHGWTLRATHGLAEERPASGARPSLLSLALIHDAGPLYLALAHERHHEYHGPGTADTGTKAAAGYTFGTTRVALVAERLEYELPAGQLARNALYLSLSHQAGRHGLRASIGKAGDGHGGGTVGFVRGGADTGALHATAGYEYGFSPRTTVYAYHTRLRNDGNAAYDFPINGVGMLAASLTGARISATSLGMRHSF